The following is a genomic window from Haloarcula sp. DT43.
AATCGCGCTCGACGACGTCAATTCGGTCGGCGTCGGCGGCGGCGAACTGGCCATCTCACAGCAGGACGACCAGAGCACGAGCCAGGGCGGGGTCAGCGCGGCCCAGACCCTGGTCAACCAGGAGGGGGTCCCGCTGCTCATCGGGACGGTCGGCAGCGGCGTCAGCACGGCCATCTACGAGAGCGTCGTCCAGAACACGGACGTCGTCCAGATAAGCCAGAACAGCACCAGCCCGAACCTGACGAACTACCCCGGCCTGCTCCGGATGCCGCCGGCCGGCAACGCACAGGCGGCGGCGATTGCGTCGCTCCTCGAGGAGGACGGCAACGAGTCCGCCGCCCTGGCCTGGATTAACAACGACTACGGCCAGTCCGTCGGAGAGGCCTTCGTCGACTCCTACGACGGCGACATCGTCTACAACGAGCCCCACGACCAGGGCCAGTCCTCCTACAGCAGCACCATCTCCTCGATGTCCGACACCGACGCCGACGCGTGGGTGTTCATCACCTATCAGCCGGAGTTCGCCACGATGTCACAGGAAGCGTTCGACCTGGGCGTCACCGACCAGGCCGCCTGGTACGGCGGCGACAGCGTCAAAGGGCCGAAAGTCCTCGAATCCGCTCCCCAGGGCAGCCTCGACGGGATGAAGGCCGTGGTCCCGAGTGTCCCCCAGGACGCGGAGAACTACCAGGCGTTCGTCTCGGAGTTCGAGGACCGCTTCGGCGAGGAACCAACGTCGTGGTCGGCCTACGCCTACGACGCCGTGGTCGTCAGCGCGCTCGCCATCGAGGCCGCCGACGAGTTCACCGGCGCGGCGCTCAGCGAGGTCGTGCGTGACGTGACCCGCCCCGAGGGCGAGGAGGCGACCTCCTACGAGGAGGCCCACGAAATCCTCGCAAACGGCGGCTCGCCGTCGGACGTGGACTACACCGGCGTGAGCGGCCCCATCGACCTCGACGAGAACGGCGACCCCGTCGGGCT
Proteins encoded in this region:
- a CDS encoding ABC transporter substrate-binding protein: MNDDDTRSIDRRSVIKAAASAGLVGLAGCSGGEPTDSSTESGGETYTIGMVDSLSGSLSAFGQRNQRGKEIALDDVNSVGVGGGELAISQQDDQSTSQGGVSAAQTLVNQEGVPLLIGTVGSGVSTAIYESVVQNTDVVQISQNSTSPNLTNYPGLLRMPPAGNAQAAAIASLLEEDGNESAALAWINNDYGQSVGEAFVDSYDGDIVYNEPHDQGQSSYSSTISSMSDTDADAWVFITYQPEFATMSQEAFDLGVTDQAAWYGGDSVKGPKVLESAPQGSLDGMKAVVPSVPQDAENYQAFVSEFEDRFGEEPTSWSAYAYDAVVVSALAIEAADEFTGAALSEVVRDVTRPEGEEATSYEEAHEILANGGSPSDVDYTGVSGPIDLDENGDPVGLLQVFEVVDHAYESGGFIEG